In Edaphobacter paludis, a single window of DNA contains:
- a CDS encoding type VI secretion protein, protein MTRANTEQIKHTPWFAKAGAACSIVPISRFVGPNIFALKGGGYGCLFSLTGLDEEALTDLELEARVRQVEGALRGLPEGSCLYQYTRVMSGFDLPRQKQYGNEVTETFASDRLAHLDKTASFRRIDLHWCVTLEPSQAKAFQRKPDENTADTSRMLSDLEKTATLLEGHLGNSLGLTLLGKAEAFQFFSYLFNLEEWSGRDQLRADTGVDRQIVKSPVAWHSDHVQIGKRHVQMFSLKMTPEASRPCLFSELLTLDCDSVVCSTWRVKSTSAARSEIDAQEKFISFFKVGVLSRVMSGRDTASLETGAGAKAANNSVDDLSDVIRSLDKKAQGEFSLRLLLAAQSPEQLRDTVPNVHRIFVDARAQVMEETLGNLSAFYAMFPGNHKFNVFPLWLAEDHHARLSSVFAPHIGHPHSEDLDSEYLNIFETRTRTPFFQDVYVDGVRVMLIIGPTGTGKSVHGNQIISLEQKYGGFTYIFDIGGSYESVVELYGGKVDRVGKDGPRVNPFALEPTESNIKFLYSFVKLLLTNGGAELEPEDDDVIHKAVQDMYLLDAANRRLSNLFLPKKLDRYLAKWVGKGIYNAVFDNIEDSLSLSRLQCFDFQGVNNEQYADLIEPLMVWLLRRINDVLYSPANLGVPKHILIEEIFSSMKNKQLLDGALASIKTVRKNLGGVTMIGQSADDLGANADSIVNSCTSFLFLKDATFNRKRYAELFKMNEQQLALFESLQDREGLYMRRDGLTKVVTLNLDSRSYATFSTKPKDRVRRTKLIEKYGLSEGISRFAQGEAV, encoded by the coding sequence ATGACCCGCGCAAATACTGAACAGATCAAACATACCCCGTGGTTCGCGAAGGCTGGAGCGGCGTGCAGCATCGTCCCGATCTCTCGGTTCGTCGGCCCGAACATCTTCGCGCTGAAGGGCGGAGGCTACGGGTGCCTCTTCTCTCTCACCGGCTTGGATGAAGAGGCACTCACCGATCTAGAACTTGAGGCGCGTGTCCGGCAGGTCGAGGGAGCGTTGCGCGGACTGCCTGAGGGATCGTGCCTCTATCAGTACACGCGAGTGATGTCCGGGTTCGATCTACCCCGTCAGAAGCAATACGGCAACGAGGTGACGGAGACGTTCGCGAGCGACCGTCTCGCCCATCTCGACAAGACGGCCTCGTTTCGCCGTATCGACCTTCACTGGTGCGTGACGCTAGAGCCCTCCCAGGCGAAGGCCTTCCAGCGCAAGCCAGACGAGAATACCGCCGACACATCAAGGATGCTCTCCGATCTTGAGAAGACGGCAACCTTGCTAGAAGGTCACCTCGGCAATTCCCTCGGTCTCACATTGCTGGGCAAGGCCGAGGCCTTCCAGTTCTTCAGCTACTTGTTCAATCTGGAGGAATGGTCAGGCCGCGATCAGCTTCGCGCAGATACAGGTGTTGACCGCCAGATCGTCAAAAGCCCGGTTGCCTGGCATAGCGATCATGTGCAGATCGGCAAGCGGCACGTTCAGATGTTCTCGTTGAAGATGACCCCGGAGGCGTCGCGGCCGTGCCTGTTTTCCGAGCTGCTCACATTGGATTGCGACAGTGTCGTTTGCTCGACATGGCGGGTGAAATCAACATCAGCGGCTCGCAGCGAGATCGATGCCCAGGAGAAGTTCATCTCGTTCTTCAAAGTCGGGGTGTTGAGCCGCGTGATGAGCGGTCGTGATACCGCCTCGCTCGAAACAGGAGCTGGAGCGAAGGCTGCGAACAACAGCGTAGATGACTTGAGCGACGTAATCCGGTCGCTCGATAAGAAAGCTCAGGGTGAGTTCTCACTTCGCTTGCTCTTGGCTGCCCAAAGCCCGGAGCAGCTACGCGACACCGTGCCCAATGTGCATCGGATCTTCGTCGATGCCAGGGCTCAAGTGATGGAGGAGACGCTGGGCAATCTTTCCGCGTTCTATGCCATGTTCCCCGGCAATCACAAGTTCAATGTCTTCCCGTTGTGGCTGGCCGAGGACCATCACGCTCGTCTCTCCTCTGTGTTTGCGCCTCATATCGGACATCCTCATTCTGAAGATCTCGATTCGGAGTATCTGAACATCTTCGAGACACGTACACGGACGCCGTTCTTCCAGGACGTATATGTGGACGGCGTCCGGGTCATGCTCATCATCGGGCCTACTGGAACCGGAAAGTCGGTCCACGGCAACCAAATCATCTCGCTTGAGCAAAAATATGGCGGATTCACTTACATCTTCGACATCGGTGGCAGCTATGAGAGTGTCGTTGAGCTGTATGGCGGCAAAGTAGACCGCGTCGGTAAGGACGGCCCACGAGTCAATCCCTTCGCACTGGAGCCGACCGAGAGCAATATCAAGTTCCTCTACTCGTTCGTGAAGCTACTGCTTACAAACGGCGGCGCGGAGTTGGAGCCGGAAGATGACGACGTGATCCACAAGGCCGTGCAGGATATGTATCTGCTCGACGCGGCGAATCGCAGGCTGTCCAATCTGTTCCTTCCGAAAAAGCTCGACAGGTATTTGGCGAAGTGGGTTGGCAAGGGCATCTATAACGCCGTCTTCGACAACATCGAAGACAGCCTATCGCTTTCGCGGCTCCAATGCTTCGACTTCCAGGGTGTTAACAACGAGCAGTATGCCGACCTGATCGAGCCGCTTATGGTGTGGCTGCTGAGGCGGATTAACGATGTGCTCTACAGCCCCGCCAATCTTGGAGTACCAAAGCACATCCTCATCGAAGAGATCTTCTCTTCGATGAAGAACAAGCAGCTCTTGGATGGCGCTCTCGCTTCCATCAAGACTGTCCGCAAGAACCTTGGCGGCGTCACCATGATCGGCCAGTCCGCCGACGACCTCGGCGCTAACGCAGACAGCATTGTGAACTCCTGCACATCCTTCCTATTCCTGAAGGATGCGACCTTCAACCGGAAGCGGTACGCCGAACTCTTCAAGATGAACGAGCAGCAGCTCGCTCTCTTCGAGAGTTTGCAGGACCGCGAAGGACTTTACATGCGGCGCGATGGGTTGACGAAGGTCGTCACCCTAAATCTCGATAGCCGCAGCTATGCAACATTTTCTACGAAGCCGAAGGACCGTGTACGCCGGACGAAGCTAATCGAAAAGTACGGACTCTCTGAGGGCATCTCCCGCTTTGCCCAGGGCGAGGCTGTGTAA
- a CDS encoding type IV toxin-antitoxin system AbiEi family antitoxin domain-containing protein: MSVSVPSPTAEHALSIFRAHGGVLKTKSAIELGIHPRTLYALRDAERLERLDRGLYRIADGKPLENPDLVTVALKVPKGVICLISALAFHRMTAQVPHAVYLAIEASDQAPALRYPPLRLFWYSKAGFEDGVEAVVLDGTKVRIYSMERTLADCFKYRNKIGIDVCVEALNLYRRRGRMQLDKLEHYAKLCRIERVMRPYMEAIL, translated from the coding sequence ATGTCTGTTTCAGTTCCATCGCCGACCGCAGAGCACGCTCTGAGCATTTTTAGAGCGCACGGTGGCGTGCTCAAGACAAAGAGTGCAATAGAGCTGGGAATACACCCAAGAACGCTTTATGCGCTTCGAGACGCTGAGCGGCTGGAACGTCTGGATCGTGGCCTCTACCGGATTGCCGATGGAAAGCCGCTCGAAAACCCTGATCTCGTTACGGTGGCCCTCAAGGTTCCAAAGGGAGTTATATGCCTGATCTCGGCACTCGCGTTTCATCGCATGACGGCGCAGGTTCCCCATGCCGTATACCTAGCGATTGAGGCGAGCGATCAGGCCCCAGCGCTTCGTTATCCTCCCCTCCGGCTGTTCTGGTATTCAAAGGCCGGGTTTGAGGATGGGGTAGAAGCGGTTGTACTCGACGGCACGAAGGTCCGCATCTACTCGATGGAAAGGACTCTGGCGGATTGTTTCAAGTACCGCAACAAGATTGGAATTGATGTGTGTGTCGAGGCGCTGAATCTGTACCGGCGTCGGGGACGAATGCAGCTCGATAAGCTGGAACACTATGCCAAGCTGTGCCGCATCGAACGGGTGATGAGGCCCTACATGGAGGCCATTCTATGA
- a CDS encoding VirB3 family type IV secretion system protein, with protein MHTTKRGEPSAINQALNRPRAKLGLDLSAWMAIVFVCVTVFLVGFRMLAILSFPTLAGGAWLIVRKHPKMFQLWGLSLGQKSYYDPRKY; from the coding sequence ATGCACACGACCAAACGGGGAGAACCGTCAGCGATTAATCAGGCATTGAACAGGCCGAGAGCCAAGCTAGGGCTTGACCTCTCGGCATGGATGGCCATCGTGTTTGTCTGCGTGACGGTTTTCCTCGTCGGTTTCCGAATGCTGGCAATCCTTAGCTTTCCAACACTGGCGGGCGGCGCATGGTTGATCGTCCGTAAACACCCAAAGATGTTTCAACTGTGGGGCCTCAGCCTCGGCCAGAAGAGCTACTATGACCCGCGCAAATACTGA
- a CDS encoding TrbC/VirB2 family protein has product MSLRHNLKLLSRKLTQAFRVMMPSLFVLAFASVAHAQGTMDFSGAQTLMGTFKTFAVYAGAVICFGGLIFAGIRMMSGRFQDAIPGLFGALFGAGVLGWGAGWIGSLTGQSM; this is encoded by the coding sequence ATGTCACTTCGTCACAATCTCAAACTACTGAGCCGGAAGCTTACCCAAGCATTTCGTGTAATGATGCCGTCGCTCTTCGTGCTCGCTTTCGCGAGTGTTGCTCATGCCCAAGGAACGATGGATTTCTCCGGCGCTCAAACGCTTATGGGGACGTTCAAAACCTTCGCCGTCTATGCCGGCGCGGTCATCTGTTTTGGCGGTTTGATCTTTGCCGGCATTCGGATGATGAGCGGTCGCTTTCAGGACGCCATTCCAGGTCTATTCGGTGCGCTGTTTGGCGCTGGCGTTCTCGGATGGGGCGCGGGCTGGATTGGGTCTCTCACTGGGCAGTCGATGTAG
- a CDS encoding TrbI/VirB10 family protein, translating into MTDQNPNPPATVPAQREAVGPVKKSTPVIIALVVIVGLIGLANISSLVSGKKRTAPQSALPMRPATANPQQVSSFETQQATEAKRDSEDQQRRQELAAEMQQLQAAQNVPGPESAGAPPMTAAQRSAMYGESPNAPAKTSNVSQVQAEAKQKALEKEKLHQEALNSDTVAIDFAHPTTAAPAAGSPAAQSTAILGERAEMTAKAASETMAGSTPEVGETRRGGGAQAVSDQQPKFAGKSNPMAPYDFDSYQGQLYRVFEGTVLEGVVTNHIDGGLNGPILIMLTTDYYSHDHQQLLMPQGTRLIGTVQSVGNAQQRKMFVTFHRAICPDGFSLELDKYVGLDPLGTTGLATKVDHGYLQAFAAAAAVGGLGGLAQIGNSGSVLSPSTQIRDGISEQSAAEGEQVLNHFLNRLPIITLKEGSRARVYIGTDILIPSYAEHRVDSTL; encoded by the coding sequence ATGACCGACCAGAATCCCAACCCGCCCGCTACTGTTCCTGCGCAGCGTGAAGCTGTGGGGCCAGTGAAGAAGAGTACGCCCGTCATCATTGCGCTTGTCGTGATCGTCGGTCTCATTGGACTTGCGAACATATCGAGCCTTGTGAGCGGCAAGAAGAGAACCGCACCGCAGAGCGCTCTGCCGATGCGTCCCGCGACCGCGAATCCTCAGCAGGTCTCCAGCTTCGAGACGCAGCAGGCGACGGAGGCGAAGCGAGATTCCGAGGATCAGCAGCGGCGACAGGAGCTTGCCGCCGAGATGCAGCAACTCCAAGCCGCGCAAAATGTGCCAGGGCCGGAATCAGCGGGAGCACCACCTATGACCGCCGCCCAGCGTTCCGCCATGTATGGCGAAAGCCCGAACGCACCGGCCAAGACATCCAATGTCTCGCAAGTACAAGCCGAGGCGAAACAGAAGGCACTGGAGAAAGAGAAGCTGCATCAAGAAGCGCTGAACAGCGATACCGTCGCCATCGACTTCGCTCATCCGACGACCGCTGCCCCCGCAGCAGGTTCGCCCGCAGCTCAATCCACCGCCATATTAGGCGAACGTGCGGAGATGACGGCGAAGGCAGCTTCGGAAACTATGGCAGGGTCAACTCCCGAGGTGGGAGAAACCAGGAGGGGCGGAGGCGCTCAGGCGGTCTCGGATCAGCAGCCGAAGTTCGCCGGTAAGAGCAATCCGATGGCACCCTATGACTTCGATTCCTATCAGGGTCAGCTTTACCGGGTATTTGAAGGAACCGTTCTGGAAGGTGTCGTTACGAACCATATCGACGGTGGCCTGAACGGGCCCATCCTCATCATGCTCACTACCGACTACTACTCGCACGACCACCAGCAGCTTCTCATGCCACAAGGTACACGCCTGATTGGAACGGTGCAGAGTGTTGGCAATGCCCAGCAGCGGAAGATGTTTGTTACCTTTCACCGTGCGATCTGCCCGGATGGGTTCTCTTTGGAACTCGATAAGTACGTCGGACTCGATCCACTGGGCACGACCGGCCTGGCTACCAAGGTTGACCACGGCTACTTGCAGGCGTTCGCGGCAGCAGCGGCGGTAGGCGGTCTGGGCGGCCTCGCCCAGATCGGCAACAGCGGGAGTGTCCTCTCGCCCTCGACCCAGATCCGTGACGGCATATCGGAGCAGTCCGCAGCCGAGGGAGAACAGGTACTCAACCACTTTCTCAATCGACTTCCCATCATCACGCTCAAGGAAGGTTCGCGCGCCCGCGTCTACATCGGCACGGACATCCTGATCCCGTCCTACGCGGAACACCGCGTCGATTCAACCTTGTAG
- a CDS encoding nucleotidyl transferase AbiEii/AbiGii toxin family protein, whose protein sequence is MTVDVVKNMGASVRQRLLNYAKANGRPFAEVLQYYAMERFLYRLSMSPHVEAFTLKGALLLTAWQAPISRPTMDIDLHGRTDNAVDAIIALMREISQAEVTDDGIVFDPSSFAGEVIREDADYAGVRTTFVGRVDSARVHMQIDIGFGDVMTPGPETLTYPTILDFPAPTLSGYSRETVVAEKLQALVQLRMLNTRVKDYFDLWLLTRQPELSREVLVEAIKRTFANRGMELDLDPIGLSSAFGNDPAKQMQWSAFVKRSRLTEAPAKLSEVVEELRLFFAPILSR, encoded by the coding sequence ATGACCGTCGATGTTGTGAAGAATATGGGCGCTTCCGTGCGGCAACGACTGCTCAATTATGCGAAGGCCAACGGCAGGCCCTTCGCTGAGGTATTGCAATATTACGCGATGGAGCGGTTCCTTTACCGTCTTTCGATGTCTCCGCACGTCGAAGCCTTTACCTTGAAGGGTGCCTTGCTGCTCACCGCCTGGCAAGCGCCCATCTCCCGGCCAACGATGGACATCGATCTTCATGGCCGAACGGACAACGCTGTAGACGCGATCATCGCGCTCATGCGCGAGATCTCGCAAGCGGAAGTCACAGACGACGGAATCGTCTTCGATCCGTCGTCCTTCGCCGGCGAAGTCATTCGAGAGGATGCCGACTATGCGGGTGTCCGCACGACCTTTGTCGGGCGCGTTGATAGCGCGCGAGTCCACATGCAAATCGACATCGGATTCGGGGATGTGATGACACCAGGACCGGAGACGCTGACATATCCGACGATACTCGACTTTCCCGCTCCAACACTCTCTGGCTATAGCCGAGAAACTGTGGTGGCCGAAAAGCTACAGGCACTCGTCCAGCTCCGAATGCTGAACACACGGGTGAAGGACTACTTCGACCTTTGGCTGCTGACCCGTCAACCGGAGTTGAGCAGGGAAGTTCTGGTCGAAGCGATCAAGCGGACGTTTGCAAACCGAGGGATGGAGCTCGACCTCGATCCGATTGGACTGTCATCGGCTTTCGGCAATGATCCTGCGAAGCAGATGCAGTGGAGTGCATTCGTAAAGCGGTCCAGGCTCACGGAAGCGCCCGCCAAGCTCTCCGAAGTAGTGGAAGAACTGCGTCTGTTTTTCGCACCCATTCTCTCTCGATGA
- a CDS encoding site-specific integrase: MPRRTRYQQGSVQCEKRRSGPDVWVFRWWQSTSDGGTKRRKAIVGTIAALPTEAAALRAAQALRIDANQETPQTEGGPSTIAELIAHYRLKELAGEDQGRKAFSTRAAYECYLRGWVLPRWGTHRLDQIKPVAVEEWLGGIKRSRGTKAKIRNLMSALFHHAMRYEWIERNPIKLVRQSAKREKIPDVLELHELQLLLSKLAVRERTLALLDAATGLRVSELLALRWDDVDFKNLEIRVTESIWHQVVGVCKTEASAKPVPMDEYMAEDLRRWRRNSPYPMDGDWVFASPRMKGKQPYWPDNLMKRYIRPVARQAGITKNIGWHTFRHSFGTLLKANGEDVKTVQELLRHANSRITLDVYTQAVNSHKRAAQSKVVRMMVPNVGQREVETDSLLVPRRA; the protein is encoded by the coding sequence ATGCCAAGGCGGACACGGTATCAGCAAGGAAGCGTGCAGTGCGAAAAACGGCGGAGTGGACCAGATGTTTGGGTCTTCCGCTGGTGGCAGTCAACATCTGATGGCGGAACGAAGCGTCGGAAAGCAATCGTCGGCACCATCGCGGCCTTGCCAACCGAAGCAGCAGCACTCAGAGCCGCTCAAGCATTGCGCATCGACGCAAACCAGGAAACCCCGCAGACTGAAGGCGGGCCAAGCACGATCGCAGAACTGATCGCTCATTACCGGCTAAAGGAACTCGCCGGTGAAGATCAGGGACGCAAAGCGTTCTCAACGCGCGCTGCTTACGAATGCTATCTGAGGGGTTGGGTTCTGCCTCGTTGGGGAACACATCGTCTGGATCAGATCAAGCCAGTCGCAGTAGAAGAGTGGCTGGGTGGCATCAAGCGTTCGAGGGGAACGAAGGCAAAGATTCGGAACCTTATGAGTGCTCTCTTCCATCACGCGATGCGCTACGAGTGGATCGAACGAAATCCGATCAAACTCGTGCGCCAAAGCGCGAAGCGAGAGAAAATTCCTGACGTTCTGGAATTGCATGAACTCCAACTTCTCCTCAGCAAGCTGGCGGTCCGAGAGCGCACGTTGGCGCTTCTCGATGCCGCGACCGGGTTGAGGGTCAGCGAACTCCTGGCACTCCGTTGGGACGATGTTGACTTCAAGAACTTGGAGATTCGGGTCACCGAATCGATCTGGCATCAGGTCGTCGGCGTCTGCAAGACCGAAGCCTCAGCCAAGCCCGTCCCGATGGACGAGTACATGGCTGAAGATCTTCGTCGCTGGCGGCGCAACAGCCCGTACCCGATGGATGGTGATTGGGTCTTTGCAAGTCCGCGCATGAAGGGGAAACAACCTTACTGGCCGGACAATCTTATGAAGCGGTACATCAGGCCGGTGGCACGTCAAGCCGGCATCACCAAGAACATCGGCTGGCACACCTTCCGTCACTCCTTCGGCACACTGCTGAAGGCAAACGGGGAAGATGTGAAGACGGTACAGGAGCTCTTGAGGCACGCGAACAGCAGGATCACGCTCGACGTATATACGCAGGCCGTGAACTCGCATAAACGAGCGGCACAGAGCAAGGTTGTAAGGATGATGGTGCCCAACGTGGGTCAGAGAGAGGTTGAAACTGACTCGCTTCTGGTACCCCGGCGGGCGTAA
- a CDS encoding type IV secretion system protein — translation MSSIVVLAQALPSASSGVDWLYQFTNNLTNLTTQNGGALTQLGMTELACISFFMLVSMVVNWQTSTMTFRLHHHPIQAGDLTKFLLQLIICCLLETYWVNPFPGASFGINHFFSYIAQAMVAAFDQSSLDSLLNLLKTAGDQTQMPSFTAPVQILCYFLVQILLGLASAILFLINCSAFILYGVTALFGPIFVPLLMTKSFRSKFFHFLDVLIGFAMIRAVAAAFIFVWSGFMNAFIQQTFNGNYSMEMWLANLIPCVMVFIAFIINMLFIPSMTQAIFGGAAGLTSSAVNTVGAVVGGAAIKGAGG, via the coding sequence ATGTCTTCCATTGTTGTATTAGCCCAGGCCCTTCCCAGCGCGAGTTCCGGCGTCGACTGGCTGTATCAGTTCACCAACAATCTGACCAACCTGACGACACAGAATGGCGGGGCTCTCACTCAGCTCGGGATGACCGAATTAGCCTGCATTTCATTCTTCATGCTCGTCAGCATGGTTGTGAACTGGCAGACCTCTACGATGACGTTCCGTCTGCATCATCACCCGATTCAAGCGGGCGACCTGACGAAGTTTCTGCTCCAGCTAATCATCTGCTGTCTCTTGGAGACCTATTGGGTCAATCCGTTCCCCGGCGCGAGCTTCGGCATCAACCACTTCTTTTCCTACATCGCCCAGGCGATGGTTGCGGCCTTTGATCAGAGTTCTCTGGATTCACTCTTGAACTTGTTGAAGACGGCTGGCGATCAGACGCAGATGCCGTCGTTCACTGCACCGGTTCAGATCCTCTGCTACTTCCTTGTGCAGATTCTTTTGGGATTGGCTTCTGCGATCCTGTTCCTCATCAATTGCAGCGCCTTCATCCTCTACGGTGTCACAGCGCTTTTCGGACCGATCTTCGTCCCTTTGCTAATGACGAAAAGCTTCCGATCTAAGTTCTTTCACTTTCTTGATGTGCTGATTGGATTCGCGATGATTCGGGCCGTTGCCGCCGCCTTCATTTTCGTGTGGTCGGGGTTCATGAACGCCTTCATCCAGCAGACGTTCAACGGCAATTATTCGATGGAGATGTGGCTCGCAAATCTTATCCCTTGCGTCATGGTTTTCATCGCTTTCATCATCAACATGCTCTTCATTCCGAGTATGACGCAGGCCATCTTTGGCGGGGCGGCTGGACTCACGTCTTCCGCAGTGAACACGGTAGGAGCCGTTGTCGGAGGAGCCGCCATCAAAGGAGCAGGAGGCTAG
- a CDS encoding helix-turn-helix transcriptional regulator, with product MTSPSVKARFGSSLRKLRDERGYSQEELAERAGLHRNYVGGVERGERNVALENIIKLARALSVPPRELFANFP from the coding sequence GTGACTTCTCCCTCCGTAAAAGCTCGATTTGGCTCCTCATTGCGAAAGCTCCGCGACGAACGCGGATACTCGCAAGAGGAATTGGCCGAACGGGCGGGGCTGCACCGGAATTACGTGGGTGGGGTGGAGCGAGGGGAGCGGAACGTAGCCCTTGAGAACATCATCAAGCTAGCTCGGGCACTCTCAGTGCCGCCGCGAGAGCTGTTTGCAAACTTCCCGTGA
- a CDS encoding LysR family transcriptional regulator, translated as MSEPVEFRHLEYLVAINEGKNFTRAAEKMYRSQPAISQQIRGLESDIGFPIFLRQGRDGVTPTPAGELVLSWARTVLEERREVFAIARAIHKGEVPTLRLGFSSFVNPTLLTTFRQCYSDLFPKCEVVFSGGDSALIVQRLESNALDCGILPCPIDSKTLDVITVAHSQLVVCMRTDDPLALHMQLDIHEVAPRIRVFRDPELHPSAHAHLVNLFAEVGIPISLANSVTNPADIQWMVKEKYGLALVDQALPLESGLTTRPIAGVNWSAQTAFVASKNSQHIALPFVQRFLRQEGLTVQRKRPRGVRPLPKQLELLG; from the coding sequence ATGTCAGAACCGGTAGAGTTTCGCCATCTCGAATATTTGGTCGCCATCAACGAAGGTAAAAACTTCACGAGGGCGGCTGAGAAGATGTACCGCTCGCAGCCAGCCATCAGTCAGCAGATACGTGGGCTTGAGAGCGACATCGGATTCCCCATCTTTCTGAGGCAAGGCCGAGATGGCGTCACGCCGACTCCTGCCGGCGAACTTGTTTTGAGTTGGGCTCGAACAGTCCTGGAAGAACGGCGCGAAGTCTTCGCGATCGCCCGAGCGATCCATAAGGGCGAAGTCCCGACGCTGAGGCTCGGCTTTTCGTCCTTTGTGAACCCAACACTCCTGACGACATTCCGACAGTGCTATTCCGATCTCTTTCCCAAGTGTGAAGTCGTATTCTCAGGCGGTGATTCAGCTCTCATTGTGCAGCGGCTTGAATCGAATGCGCTCGATTGCGGAATCCTGCCTTGCCCCATTGACAGCAAGACGCTGGACGTGATCACGGTCGCACATTCTCAACTTGTCGTGTGCATGAGAACCGATGACCCACTGGCTTTACACATGCAGCTCGATATCCACGAAGTTGCACCACGGATCAGAGTCTTTCGTGATCCGGAACTTCACCCATCTGCCCATGCGCATCTGGTCAATCTGTTCGCCGAGGTTGGCATCCCAATCAGCCTTGCAAACTCTGTGACGAATCCTGCGGACATCCAATGGATGGTCAAAGAGAAGTATGGGCTCGCCCTTGTTGATCAAGCGTTGCCTCTCGAATCTGGGTTGACGACTCGGCCGATTGCGGGGGTGAACTGGTCGGCCCAGACAGCCTTTGTTGCCAGCAAGAATAGCCAACACATTGCGCTCCCATTTGTTCAAAGATTTCTGCGACAGGAAGGTCTTACTGTTCAGCGGAAACGACCCCGTGGAGTACGCCCCTTACCGAAGCAGTTGGAACTTCTCGGATAG
- a CDS encoding helix-turn-helix domain-containing protein, translated as MLPLSSRHQQESEAIPKKPPASADVHPEPLLDSDEAAAIMRIHPKTLQRYARQGIVRGLQLGSMWRFRASDIDRWISERLAG; from the coding sequence ATGCTGCCTTTGTCGTCCCGTCATCAACAAGAGTCTGAAGCTATTCCGAAAAAGCCTCCTGCCTCAGCCGATGTTCATCCGGAACCATTGCTGGACTCGGACGAAGCAGCGGCGATCATGCGCATTCACCCCAAGACGCTACAGCGGTACGCCAGGCAAGGAATCGTGAGGGGACTGCAGCTCGGGTCCATGTGGCGATTCCGCGCAAGCGACATCGACCGATGGATATCCGAGCGCCTCGCCGGATAA
- a CDS encoding TrbG/VirB9 family P-type conjugative transfer protein translates to MKPPMILTVTSLLSLACGVAQASPATPPHRLEPNAPRSVTVSEAQTPPIIRTGLLQSTLILLPAEEKIATVFGGDTVDWVFDGGHVASRFISVKPKLANTTTDIHIVSDHGNEYTLQLQEISEDADTHFDSKVFIVPGDKSAKDRLTDMPVFVPAAELDKAKQEAAAAKAAQAAELKSEEAKAETYRSQYPGSLHFDFSWDEKKGKQLGLQQIWHDDKFTYLRGQFQETPALYELKDGKGSLINFDYNAGLYTVPKQLETGYLAIGKKRVDFHRSSNGTGEKN, encoded by the coding sequence ATGAAACCGCCGATGATCCTAACCGTCACGTCTCTTCTCTCCCTTGCCTGTGGCGTTGCTCAGGCATCGCCTGCGACTCCGCCGCATCGCCTTGAGCCGAACGCTCCACGTTCCGTCACCGTATCCGAGGCGCAGACGCCGCCCATCATACGGACCGGGCTGCTGCAGTCCACCCTTATTCTTCTACCCGCCGAGGAGAAAATTGCGACCGTCTTCGGTGGAGACACGGTGGACTGGGTCTTCGATGGCGGCCATGTAGCCAGCCGCTTCATCAGCGTCAAGCCAAAGCTCGCGAACACGACCACTGACATTCACATCGTGTCCGACCACGGCAACGAATACACATTACAGCTTCAGGAGATCTCGGAGGACGCGGACACGCACTTCGATTCCAAGGTGTTCATCGTGCCTGGCGACAAGTCAGCCAAGGACAGGCTTACCGACATGCCTGTCTTTGTACCCGCTGCCGAGTTGGATAAAGCCAAGCAGGAAGCCGCCGCAGCCAAGGCCGCGCAAGCTGCCGAGTTGAAGTCGGAAGAGGCCAAAGCGGAGACCTATCGCAGTCAGTATCCGGGTAGTCTGCACTTCGATTTCAGCTGGGACGAGAAGAAGGGTAAGCAGCTTGGCCTTCAGCAGATATGGCACGACGATAAGTTCACCTACCTGCGCGGCCAGTTTCAGGAGACGCCTGCGCTGTATGAACTGAAAGACGGTAAGGGATCGCTCATTAACTTCGACTACAACGCCGGCCTGTACACCGTACCGAAGCAATTGGAGACGGGCTATCTGGCGATCGGCAAGAAGCGTGTGGACTTCCACCGCAGTTCCAACGGAACAGGGGAGAAAAACTAG